A genome region from Paracoccus stylophorae includes the following:
- the rimO gene encoding 30S ribosomal protein S12 methylthiotransferase RimO: protein MQQNPPDLRPDLARARIPDERRQGQPTIGMVSLGCPKALVDSERILTRLRAEGYAISPDYAGADAVIVNTCGFLDSAKAESLDAIGEALAENGRVIVTGCLGAEPDYITGAHPRVLAVTGPHQYESVLDAVHGAVPPSPDPFIDLLPASGVSLTPRHYSYLKISEGCNHKCKFCIIPDMRGRLVSRPAHAVMREAEKLVQAGVRELLVISQDTSAYGVDRRHDTERGHRAHITDLARDLGSLGAWVRLHYVYPYPHVRDLIPLMAAHSDSGGVVLPYLDIPFQHAHPDTLRRMARPAAAAKTLDEIAAWRAICPDIALRSTFIVGYPGETEDEFRTLLDWLDEAQLDRVGAFQYENVRGARANALPDHVPDEVKQDRFDRFMEKAQAISAAKLAAKVGQRIEVIVDQVDADGATCRTKADAPEIDGNLFIDEGFQALKPGDIVSVTVDEAGEYDLWGRL from the coding sequence ATGCAACAGAATCCGCCCGACCTGCGCCCCGATCTTGCCCGCGCCCGCATCCCCGACGAACGGCGTCAGGGCCAGCCGACCATCGGCATGGTCAGCCTTGGCTGCCCCAAGGCGCTGGTCGACAGCGAACGCATCCTGACCCGCCTGCGCGCCGAGGGTTATGCGATCAGCCCCGATTATGCCGGCGCGGATGCGGTGATCGTCAACACCTGCGGCTTTCTGGACAGCGCCAAGGCCGAAAGCCTGGACGCGATCGGCGAGGCGCTGGCCGAAAACGGGCGGGTCATCGTCACCGGATGCCTGGGGGCGGAGCCCGACTACATCACCGGCGCGCATCCACGGGTGCTGGCCGTCACCGGGCCGCATCAATACGAATCGGTGCTGGACGCGGTGCATGGCGCGGTGCCGCCCAGCCCCGATCCGTTCATCGACCTGCTGCCCGCCTCGGGCGTCAGCCTGACGCCGCGCCATTACAGCTATCTCAAGATTTCCGAGGGCTGTAACCACAAATGCAAATTCTGCATCATCCCCGACATGCGCGGCCGTCTGGTCAGCCGTCCGGCCCATGCGGTCATGCGCGAGGCCGAAAAACTGGTTCAGGCGGGCGTGCGCGAACTGCTGGTCATCAGCCAGGACACCAGCGCCTATGGCGTGGACCGCCGGCACGACACCGAACGCGGGCACCGCGCCCATATCACCGATCTGGCGCGCGATCTGGGGTCGTTGGGGGCGTGGGTGCGGCTGCACTATGTCTATCCCTATCCGCATGTGCGCGACCTGATCCCGCTGATGGCCGCCCATTCCGACTCGGGCGGGGTGGTGCTGCCCTATCTGGACATCCCGTTCCAGCACGCCCATCCCGACACGCTGCGCCGCATGGCCCGGCCGGCGGCGGCCGCGAAGACGCTGGACGAGATCGCGGCATGGCGCGCGATCTGCCCCGACATCGCCCTGCGTTCGACCTTCATCGTCGGCTATCCCGGCGAGACGGAAGACGAGTTCCGGACCCTGCTGGACTGGCTGGACGAGGCGCAGCTGGATCGCGTCGGCGCGTTCCAGTATGAAAACGTGCGCGGCGCGCGGGCGAACGCCCTGCCCGATCACGTGCCGGACGAGGTGAAACAGGACCGTTTCGACCGCTTCATGGAAAAGGCGCAGGCAATCAGCGCGGCGAAACTGGCCGCGAAGGTCGGTCAGCGGATCGAGGTGATCGTGGATCAGGTGGACGCCGACGGCGCCACCTGCCGCACCAAGGCCGACGCACCCGAGATCGACGGTAATCTGTTCATCGACGAAGGTTTTCAGGCGCTGAAGCCCGGCGACATCGTCAGCGTGACCGTTGACGAGGCGGGCGAATACGATCTGTGGGGACGGCTGTGA
- the mnmD gene encoding tRNA (5-methylaminomethyl-2-thiouridine)(34)-methyltransferase MnmD has protein sequence MSDLAEQTGCGQPQLEWRPDGVPVSTRFDDPYFSLAGGLAEARHVFLAGNDLPARLRPGFRVAELGFGTGLNALALAAVAQVPVAMTSFEAYPMALDELARAHAAFPELTDLAAQLRAGWGRLRMQVGHVDLRLVWGDVRQTLPGWQGRADAWFLDGFAPARNPEMWSAPLMRQIACHSAAHASFATYTAAGDVRRALQAAGFAVERRPGFGRKRHMTAGRLRADATGPATADPR, from the coding sequence ATGAGCGATCTAGCCGAACAGACGGGCTGCGGCCAGCCGCAGCTGGAATGGCGCCCTGACGGGGTGCCGGTCTCGACCCGGTTCGACGATCCGTATTTCAGCCTGGCCGGCGGGCTGGCCGAGGCGCGGCACGTGTTCCTGGCCGGCAACGATCTGCCGGCGCGGCTGCGGCCGGGCTTTCGCGTGGCGGAGCTGGGCTTCGGCACCGGGCTGAATGCGCTGGCGCTGGCGGCGGTGGCGCAGGTGCCGGTCGCGATGACCAGCTTCGAGGCCTATCCGATGGCCCTGGATGAACTGGCCCGCGCCCATGCGGCATTTCCCGAGCTGACCGATCTTGCCGCGCAGCTGCGCGCGGGATGGGGCCGGCTGCGCATGCAGGTGGGTCATGTCGATCTGCGGCTGGTGTGGGGCGATGTCCGCCAGACCCTGCCCGGCTGGCAGGGCCGGGCGGATGCGTGGTTTCTAGACGGCTTCGCCCCGGCCCGAAATCCCGAAATGTGGTCCGCGCCGCTGATGCGCCAGATCGCGTGCCACAGCGCCGCCCACGCCAGTTTCGCGACCTATACCGCCGCCGGTGACGTGCGGCGCGCGTTGCAGGCGGCAGGCTTTGCAGTCGAACGCCGGCCGGGCTTCGGACGCAAGCGGCACATGACGGCGGGGCGTCTGCGCGCCGACGCGACGGGGCCGGCGACGGCCGATCCGCGATGA
- a CDS encoding DUF4202 domain-containing protein, whose product MTTRLDHVFAAIDAANAQDPNLEDGTPAALLYGQRMTAEQQRLFPDASDALRIACRGQHIERWTLPRDAFPMDRAGYLRWRQEQGRRHADRVAGIMQQAGYDAEDLDRARRMLTKQGLKRDPEVQALEDVICFTFIRWYLGDFAAEQPDDKMPRIIERTAAKMSPQGRRRALEEFDIPDAFAMHFRD is encoded by the coding sequence ATGACCACCCGGCTTGACCACGTCTTTGCCGCCATCGACGCGGCGAACGCCCAGGATCCCAATCTGGAAGACGGCACGCCCGCCGCGCTGCTGTATGGCCAGCGGATGACCGCCGAACAGCAGCGCCTGTTCCCCGACGCCTCGGACGCGCTGCGCATCGCCTGCCGGGGTCAGCATATCGAACGCTGGACGCTGCCGCGCGACGCGTTTCCGATGGATCGGGCGGGCTATCTGCGCTGGCGTCAGGAACAGGGCCGGCGCCACGCCGACCGGGTCGCGGGGATCATGCAGCAGGCCGGATACGACGCCGAGGATCTCGACCGCGCCCGCCGTATGCTGACCAAGCAGGGGCTGAAACGCGACCCCGAGGTTCAGGCGCTGGAGGATGTGATCTGCTTTACCTTCATCCGCTGGTACCTGGGCGATTTCGCCGCCGAGCAGCCCGACGACAAGATGCCCCGCATCATCGAACGCACCGCCGCCAAGATGTCGCCCCAAGGACGGCGCCGCGCGCTGGAGGAATTCGACATTCCCGACGCCTTTGCCATGCATTTCCGCGACTGA
- the ettA gene encoding energy-dependent translational throttle protein EttA has product MASYQFVYHMDGVSKTYPGGKKVFENIRLNFLPGVKIGVVGVNGSGKSTLLRVMAGLDKDFTGEAWAAKGATVGYLPQEPQLDPALNVRGNVMEGVKAKQQKLERYNELAMNYSDETAEEMAALQDEIDAENLWDLDSQIDVAMEALRCPPDDADVDSLSGGERRRVALCKLLLEAPDMLLLDEPTNHLDAETIAWLQKHLMEYKGTILIVTHDRYFLDDITSWILELDRGRGIPYEGNYSAWLEQKAKRLAQESREDKSKQKVLERELEWIRAGAKARQAKSKARINAYNEMAGQSEREKLSRAQIIIPNGERLGNKVIEVNGLKKAMGDKLLIEDLDFSLPPGGIVGVIGPNGAGKSTLFRMLTGHEEPDQGEIVYGETVQLSYVDQSRDALDPNATVWEEISGGAEQIVLGDATMNSRAYCSAFNFKGGDQQKKVGQLSGGERNRVHMAKLLKEGGNVLLLDEPTNDLDVETLQALEAALEDFAGCAVIISHDRFFLDRLCTHILAFEGNAHVEWFEGNFEAYEADKVRRLGPDSVEPKRVKYKKFTR; this is encoded by the coding sequence ATGGCGTCCTATCAGTTCGTGTATCACATGGACGGCGTGTCCAAGACCTATCCCGGCGGAAAGAAGGTCTTCGAGAACATCCGTCTGAACTTTCTTCCCGGCGTCAAGATCGGCGTGGTCGGCGTCAACGGGTCGGGCAAATCGACGCTGCTGCGCGTCATGGCCGGGCTGGACAAGGATTTCACCGGCGAGGCCTGGGCCGCCAAGGGCGCGACCGTGGGCTATCTGCCGCAGGAACCGCAGCTTGATCCGGCGCTGAACGTGCGCGGCAACGTGATGGAGGGCGTGAAGGCCAAGCAGCAGAAGCTGGAACGCTATAACGAGCTGGCGATGAACTATTCGGACGAGACCGCCGAAGAAATGGCCGCCCTGCAGGACGAGATCGACGCAGAGAACCTGTGGGACCTGGACAGCCAGATCGACGTCGCGATGGAGGCGCTGCGCTGCCCGCCGGACGACGCCGACGTGGACAGCCTGTCGGGCGGCGAACGCCGCCGCGTGGCCCTGTGCAAGCTGCTGCTGGAAGCGCCCGACATGCTGCTGCTGGACGAACCGACCAACCATCTGGACGCGGAGACCATCGCCTGGCTGCAAAAGCACCTGATGGAATACAAGGGCACGATCCTGATCGTGACCCATGACCGCTATTTCCTGGACGACATCACCAGCTGGATCCTGGAACTGGATCGCGGCCGGGGCATCCCGTACGAGGGGAACTATTCCGCGTGGCTGGAACAGAAGGCCAAGCGGCTGGCGCAGGAATCGCGCGAGGACAAGTCCAAGCAGAAGGTTCTGGAACGCGAACTGGAATGGATCCGCGCCGGCGCCAAGGCGCGTCAGGCCAAGTCCAAGGCGCGGATCAACGCCTATAACGAGATGGCCGGCCAGTCCGAACGCGAAAAGCTGTCGCGCGCCCAGATCATCATTCCCAACGGCGAACGTCTGGGCAACAAGGTGATCGAGGTGAACGGCCTGAAGAAGGCGATGGGCGACAAGCTGCTGATCGAGGATCTGGATTTCAGCCTGCCGCCGGGCGGCATCGTCGGCGTGATCGGCCCGAACGGGGCCGGCAAATCGACGCTGTTCCGGATGCTGACCGGCCACGAGGAACCCGATCAGGGCGAGATCGTCTATGGCGAGACGGTGCAGCTGTCCTATGTCGATCAGTCGCGCGACGCGCTGGACCCCAACGCCACCGTCTGGGAGGAAATCAGCGGCGGCGCGGAACAGATCGTGCTGGGCGATGCAACGATGAACAGCCGCGCCTATTGCAGCGCGTTCAACTTCAAGGGCGGCGACCAGCAGAAGAAGGTCGGCCAGCTGTCGGGCGGCGAACGCAACCGCGTGCACATGGCCAAGCTGCTGAAAGAGGGCGGCAACGTGCTGCTGCTGGACGAACCGACCAACGATCTGGACGTCGAGACCCTTCAGGCGCTGGAAGCCGCGTTGGAGGATTTCGCCGGCTGCGCGGTCATCATCAGCCACGACCGGTTTTTCCTCGACCGTCTCTGCACCCATATCCTGGCGTTCGAGGGCAATGCCCATGTCGAATGGTTCGAGGGCAATTTCGAAGCCTACGAGGCGGACAAGGTGCGGCGTCTGGGGCCGGATTCGGTCGAGCCGAAGCGGGTGAAATACAAGAAGTTCACGCGCTGA
- a CDS encoding ABC transporter ATP-binding protein — protein MAGIIQIDNLSKEYAGGTRALSNVSMEIEEGEIIALLGPNGAGKTTLISIICGLVVPTGGTVRVGGHDIRTDWRAARRLIGLVPQEIALEPFEKVINSVRFTRGLYGGRPDDAYLEKVLRSLTLWDKRNAMTRELSGGMKRRVLIAKALSHRPKVLFLDEPTAGVDVALRREMWQVVEGLRKDGVTIILTTHYLEEAEEMADRIGVINKGQLLLVKPKDELMGEFGKKTLTIEMDEPLDAVPAELAGRGLILSQDGRRIRYDYDSRAERTGIARLLGDLARQGLTVRDVSTRQSSLEEVFISLVEDDRSEDAA, from the coding sequence ATGGCCGGAATCATCCAGATCGACAATCTGTCCAAGGAATATGCCGGCGGCACCAGGGCGCTGAGCAACGTGTCGATGGAAATCGAGGAGGGCGAGATCATCGCGCTTCTGGGTCCCAACGGGGCCGGCAAGACGACGCTGATCTCGATCATCTGCGGGCTGGTGGTGCCCACCGGCGGCACCGTCCGCGTGGGCGGGCACGACATCCGCACCGACTGGCGCGCCGCGCGCAGGCTGATCGGCCTGGTGCCGCAGGAAATCGCGCTGGAGCCGTTCGAGAAGGTGATCAACAGCGTCCGTTTCACCCGCGGCCTTTACGGCGGGCGCCCCGACGACGCCTATCTTGAAAAGGTGCTGCGCAGCCTGACCCTGTGGGACAAGCGCAACGCGATGACGCGCGAATTGTCGGGCGGCATGAAACGCCGCGTGCTGATCGCAAAGGCGCTGTCGCACCGGCCCAAGGTGCTGTTTCTGGACGAACCGACCGCCGGCGTCGATGTCGCGCTGCGGCGCGAGATGTGGCAGGTGGTCGAGGGGCTGCGCAAGGACGGCGTGACCATCATCCTGACCACGCATTATCTGGAAGAGGCCGAGGAAATGGCCGACCGCATCGGCGTCATCAACAAGGGACAGCTTCTGCTGGTCAAGCCCAAGGACGAGCTGATGGGCGAATTCGGCAAGAAGACCCTGACCATCGAGATGGACGAACCGCTGGACGCCGTGCCCGCCGAACTGGCCGGGCGCGGCCTGATCCTGTCGCAGGACGGCCGCCGCATCCGTTACGACTACGATTCCCGGGCCGAGCGGACGGGGATCGCGCGGCTTCTGGGCGATCTGGCGCGTCAGGGGCTGACCGTGCGCGACGTCTCGACCCGGCAATCCAGCCTGGAAGAGGTGTTCATCTCGCTTGTGGAAGATGACAGGTCCGAGGACGCGGCATGA
- a CDS encoding NnrU family protein, producing MRVPFILSQFHPLAGGAASRYVTGMGGWTEYGLAWVCFLAAHIVPATPAIRGRLVSALGRRGYLAGFSLLSLALLIWLVRASGSAPYIRLWDAGGFGRWMVNLAMPLAILCGALAVGLSGLMAGFAIWAGAHLVANGDLAHAILFGGMLIFALAGLARSGVPRSFRPTPLRLLLAVALWIALIALHPLIVGVSPLPL from the coding sequence ATGCGCGTCCCTTTCATTTTGTCGCAGTTTCACCCGCTGGCGGGCGGCGCTGCAAGCCGCTATGTCACCGGGATGGGTGGTTGGACCGAATACGGGCTGGCATGGGTCTGCTTTCTGGCTGCGCATATCGTGCCGGCCACACCGGCGATTCGCGGCCGGCTGGTGTCGGCCCTTGGGCGGCGCGGATATCTGGCGGGGTTCAGCCTGCTGTCGCTGGCGTTGCTGATCTGGCTGGTGCGGGCGTCGGGCAGCGCCCCCTATATCAGGTTATGGGACGCGGGCGGGTTCGGGCGTTGGATGGTCAATCTGGCGATGCCGCTGGCGATCCTGTGCGGGGCGCTGGCGGTCGGGCTGTCGGGTCTGATGGCCGGATTCGCGATCTGGGCCGGCGCGCATTTGGTCGCGAATGGCGATCTGGCCCATGCGATCCTGTTCGGCGGGATGCTGATCTTTGCGCTGGCCGGGCTGGCCCGATCCGGCGTGCCGAGATCGTTTCGCCCGACGCCGCTGCGGCTGTTGCTGGCGGTGGCGCTGTGGATCGCGCTGATCGCGCTGCACCCGCTGATCGTCGGCGTCTCGCCCCTGCCCCTCTGA
- a CDS encoding MFS transporter yields the protein MDPLLRDWRSWGLMFAAMLTIMSNATITPSLPGLEASFADNPLAPLLTRLLITAPSLLVAIVAPFAGILTDRLGRRRPLLAGLIVYAVAGTAGLYLTSLEAILASRLLLGLGVAAIMTAQAALVGDYFAGPARGRLMGYQMAATNIGGLVFVTAAGALAATDPRLPFAIYGLAALLFPLLAAILPEPVRFAPDPAQGTPADDAEPGWRLTVTIMTVAAGLTFVIFYAVPTQVPYHLRNEGLADPRAAGVVMGAMMFSAALTSVISGWTRPWLGRIGTPVTGYLLLAAGFGGLAIGHSLGLAMASTALIGAGLGFCMPTFVTTALNVTPARRRGLVTGLITAAIFLGQFLSPLASQPLATHLGYAGAFRIGALAFVALAVVLTVALRRRPPHVTRPLRQH from the coding sequence ATGGACCCGCTGCTGAGGGACTGGCGGTCGTGGGGTCTGATGTTCGCAGCGATGCTGACGATCATGTCGAACGCCACCATCACCCCCTCGCTGCCGGGGCTTGAGGCGTCGTTCGCGGACAATCCGCTGGCGCCCCTGCTGACGCGGCTGCTGATCACCGCGCCCTCGCTGCTGGTCGCCATCGTGGCGCCCTTCGCCGGTATCCTGACCGACAGGCTGGGCCGGCGCCGGCCGCTGCTGGCGGGGCTGATCGTCTATGCGGTGGCCGGCACGGCGGGGCTGTATCTGACCTCGCTGGAGGCGATTCTGGCCAGTCGCCTGCTGTTGGGGCTGGGCGTGGCCGCCATCATGACCGCGCAGGCGGCCCTGGTCGGGGATTACTTCGCCGGGCCGGCGCGCGGGCGGCTGATGGGATACCAGATGGCGGCGACGAATATCGGCGGGCTGGTCTTTGTCACCGCCGCCGGTGCGCTGGCCGCAACCGATCCGCGCCTGCCCTTTGCGATCTATGGGCTGGCGGCGCTGCTGTTTCCGCTGCTGGCCGCGATCCTGCCAGAACCGGTTCGTTTCGCGCCCGATCCCGCCCAGGGCACGCCGGCCGACGATGCCGAACCTGGCTGGCGGCTGACGGTGACGATCATGACGGTGGCGGCCGGTCTGACATTTGTCATCTTCTACGCGGTGCCGACGCAGGTGCCCTATCACCTGCGCAACGAGGGTCTGGCCGATCCGCGCGCGGCGGGCGTGGTGATGGGCGCCATGATGTTCTCGGCGGCGCTGACCTCGGTCATCTCGGGGTGGACGCGGCCGTGGCTGGGGCGGATCGGAACGCCGGTCACCGGCTATCTGCTGCTGGCGGCGGGATTCGGCGGGCTGGCCATCGGCCATTCCCTGGGGCTGGCCATGGCATCGACGGCGCTGATCGGGGCGGGGCTGGGCTTCTGCATGCCCACGTTCGTGACCACGGCGCTGAACGTGACCCCGGCCCGCCGGCGCGGGCTGGTGACCGGACTGATCACGGCGGCGATCTTTCTGGGCCAGTTCCTGTCGCCGCTGGCGTCGCAGCCACTGGCCACGCATCTGGGCTATGCCGGCGCGTTTCGCATCGGTGCCCTGGCCTTCGTGGCGCTGGCCGTCGTGCTGACGGTTGCCCTGCGCCGCCGCCCACCCCATGTCACAAGGCCGCTGCGCCAGCACTAG
- a CDS encoding NADPH-dependent FMN reductase, with translation MSGNRIVVILGSIRDGRMNDRVASWVAAQLAAHGFAPEILDPADPELLPVQIGDPQAIDRLRQRMEGADGFVIVTPEYNHAEPGHLKTLIDSVTAEWWARPVGLIGYGGISGGLRAIEALRVILAELHTVTIRDTLSFASPWRRFDEDGRITDPDDAAAAEGAMAVFAHRLRWWTEALADARRARPYDREDE, from the coding sequence ATGAGTGGTAATCGGATCGTGGTGATCCTGGGCTCGATCCGCGATGGGCGGATGAACGACCGCGTCGCCTCGTGGGTGGCGGCGCAGCTGGCCGCGCACGGCTTCGCGCCCGAGATTCTGGACCCCGCCGATCCCGAATTGCTGCCCGTCCAGATCGGCGATCCGCAGGCCATCGACCGGCTGCGCCAGCGGATGGAGGGGGCGGACGGCTTCGTGATCGTCACGCCCGAATACAACCATGCCGAACCCGGCCATCTGAAGACGCTGATCGATTCGGTAACGGCCGAGTGGTGGGCGCGCCCCGTCGGGCTGATCGGCTATGGCGGCATCTCGGGCGGGCTGCGCGCGATCGAGGCGCTGCGCGTCATCCTGGCCGAACTGCACACCGTCACCATCCGCGACACGCTCAGCTTCGCCTCGCCCTGGCGGCGCTTTGACGAGGACGGACGGATCACCGATCCCGACGATGCCGCCGCCGCCGAAGGCGCGATGGCGGTCTTCGCGCACCGTCTGCGCTGGTGGACCGAGGCGCTGGCCGATGCGCGCCGCGCGCGGCCCTATGACCGCGAGGACGAGTGA
- a CDS encoding NAD(P)/FAD-dependent oxidoreductase, with the protein MTSITIIGAGILGLSCGWEIARRGHHVRVFEAERIGAGASGGTVGALAPHAPENWNEKKAFQLDSLILAAPFWAGIETASGLSSGFGRTGRLQPVPDARMAALMEDRIAAAARQWPPTMPMRLTASPASPLVPDSPTGLWAQDLLSARIDPRAALSAAAAAIRAAGGEIVEGRRIEDWQRDGPVLWTTGAPGLAMLERDLGRPMGTGIKGQSALLRFAAPDAPQIFAQGLHIVPHANGTTAIGSTSENAFDHVDPDAMLDDLIAQARAVCPALADAPVIDRWAGLRPRARSRAPLLGAWPGRRGHFVANGGFKIGFGMAPKIAQVMADLILQDRDRIPQGFRLR; encoded by the coding sequence TTGACAAGCATCACCATCATCGGCGCCGGCATCCTGGGCCTGTCCTGCGGATGGGAAATCGCGCGTCGCGGCCACCATGTCCGGGTGTTCGAGGCCGAACGGATCGGGGCCGGCGCATCCGGCGGCACGGTCGGCGCACTGGCCCCGCACGCGCCCGAGAACTGGAACGAGAAGAAGGCGTTCCAGCTGGACAGCCTGATCCTTGCCGCGCCCTTCTGGGCGGGGATCGAAACCGCCTCGGGCCTCTCCAGCGGCTTTGGCCGCACCGGGCGGCTGCAACCGGTCCCCGATGCGCGCATGGCGGCGCTGATGGAGGACCGCATCGCCGCCGCCGCCCGGCAATGGCCCCCGACGATGCCGATGCGACTGACCGCCAGCCCCGCATCGCCATTGGTGCCCGACAGCCCGACCGGGCTGTGGGCGCAGGATCTGCTGAGCGCGCGGATCGACCCGCGCGCGGCGCTGTCGGCGGCAGCGGCCGCAATCCGTGCCGCCGGCGGCGAGATCGTCGAGGGGCGGCGGATCGAGGACTGGCAGCGGGACGGGCCGGTGCTGTGGACGACCGGCGCGCCGGGACTGGCGATGCTGGAGCGCGATCTGGGCCGGCCGATGGGCACCGGCATCAAGGGTCAGTCGGCGCTGCTGCGGTTTGCGGCCCCTGACGCGCCGCAAATCTTTGCGCAGGGGCTGCATATCGTGCCGCACGCGAACGGGACGACGGCAATCGGCTCGACCTCGGAAAACGCGTTCGACCATGTCGATCCCGACGCGATGCTGGACGATCTGATCGCGCAGGCCCGCGCGGTCTGTCCCGCGCTGGCCGATGCGCCGGTGATCGACCGATGGGCCGGCCTGCGTCCGCGCGCCCGGTCGCGCGCGCCCCTGCTGGGCGCATGGCCGGGGCGGCGCGGACATTTCGTGGCCAATGGCGGCTTCAAGATCGGGTTCGGAATGGCGCCGAAGATCGCGCAGGTGATGGCCGATCTGATTCTGCAGGATCGCGACCGGATTCCGCAGGGGTTCCGTCTGCGGTGA
- a CDS encoding ABC transporter permease: MNMAINWSGVWAIFHHEMMRFFRTIMQSLLSPVVSTTLYFVVFGAAIGGRIQSVEGVPYGAFIVPGLMMLTILQQSVSNASFGIYFPKFSGTIYEYLVSPVGWIEVTAGFVGAAAAKAMLIALVILATSFFFVGVHILHPFWMLAFLFLTALGFSLLGFIIGLWAKSFEQLQLVPMMVITPLVFLGGAFYSSSMLPPFWEGVAKLNPVLYLISGFRWSFFGLADVPVGVSLFAVALMVVVCFGIIRWIFATGWRLRE; the protein is encoded by the coding sequence ATGAACATGGCAATCAACTGGTCCGGTGTCTGGGCGATCTTTCATCACGAGATGATGCGCTTCTTCCGCACGATCATGCAGTCGCTGCTGTCGCCGGTGGTGTCCACGACGCTGTATTTCGTCGTGTTCGGCGCGGCCATCGGCGGGCGCATCCAGTCGGTCGAGGGCGTGCCCTATGGCGCCTTCATCGTGCCGGGGCTGATGATGCTGACGATCCTTCAACAATCGGTCAGCAACGCCAGCTTCGGCATCTATTTCCCCAAGTTCAGCGGCACGATCTATGAATATCTGGTCTCGCCCGTCGGCTGGATCGAGGTGACGGCGGGTTTCGTCGGGGCCGCCGCCGCCAAGGCCATGCTGATCGCGCTGGTGATCCTGGCGACCAGCTTTTTCTTCGTGGGCGTGCATATCCTGCACCCGTTCTGGATGCTGGCCTTTCTGTTCCTGACCGCGCTTGGCTTCAGCCTTCTGGGATTTATCATCGGGCTGTGGGCCAAAAGTTTCGAGCAGCTGCAACTGGTTCCGATGATGGTCATCACGCCGCTGGTTTTCCTGGGCGGCGCGTTCTATTCGTCCAGCATGCTGCCCCCCTTCTGGGAGGGCGTGGCGAAGCTGAACCCGGTTCTCTACCTGATCTCGGGGTTCCGGTGGTCGTTCTTCGGGCTGGCCGATGTGCCGGTCGGCGTCTCGCTGTTCGCCGTCGCGCTGATGGTCGTGGTCTGTTTCGGCATCATCCGCTGGATCTTCGCGACCGGCTGGCGGCTGCGCGAATAG
- a CDS encoding sulfotransferase family protein produces the protein MIPAARQGWDPDGKPRKPRIVGIGAQKAGTSWLSEMLAQHPRIWTPPFKEVQFFNHRFVPEHRQWLPWHFRRSKENLVRRHIATGTPMTPEMAAYLSEITTGEMFTAKWYRSVFAPAPPGTRPIDITPEYSTLPDEGVDFVADFLPQAQFIYIIRHPVDRAISQLKMNLRRKGRSPASLDDWMAEIEAPELMDRGDYAAYLPRWRARFGPDRLLVLPFGRIARDPQGLIRDVEAFLDLPAAEYQGLHKKVFAAPGGPSVPDAARAELRARLEPQFAFLQATMPAAFLDDLR, from the coding sequence GTGATCCCGGCCGCGCGGCAAGGCTGGGACCCGGACGGAAAACCCCGCAAGCCGCGCATCGTCGGCATCGGCGCGCAGAAGGCCGGCACAAGCTGGCTGTCCGAAATGCTGGCCCAGCATCCGCGGATCTGGACCCCGCCCTTCAAGGAGGTGCAGTTCTTCAACCACCGCTTCGTGCCCGAACATCGCCAGTGGCTGCCGTGGCATTTCCGGCGCAGCAAGGAAAATCTGGTCCGCCGCCACATCGCGACCGGCACGCCGATGACGCCCGAGATGGCGGCCTATCTGTCCGAAATCACGACCGGCGAGATGTTCACCGCGAAATGGTATCGCAGCGTGTTCGCGCCCGCGCCGCCCGGCACACGGCCCATCGACATCACCCCCGAATATTCCACCCTGCCCGACGAGGGCGTGGATTTCGTCGCCGATTTCCTGCCGCAGGCGCAGTTCATCTATATCATCCGCCACCCGGTCGACCGCGCCATCTCTCAGTTGAAGATGAACCTGCGGCGCAAGGGGCGCAGCCCCGCCAGCCTTGACGACTGGATGGCCGAGATCGAGGCGCCCGAGTTGATGGACCGGGGCGATTACGCCGCCTATCTGCCGCGCTGGCGCGCGCGATTCGGACCCGACCGGCTGCTGGTGCTGCCCTTCGGGCGCATCGCCCGCGATCCGCAGGGCCTGATCCGCGATGTCGAGGCGTTTCTGGACCTGCCCGCCGCCGAATATCAGGGCCTGCACAAGAAGGTCTTTGCGGCCCCCGGCGGGCCGTCCGTGCCCGATGCCGCGCGCGCGGAACTGCGCGCCCGGCTGGAGCCGCAATTCGCGTTTCTTCAGGCGACGATGCCGGCCGCGTTCCTGGACGATCTGCGCTGA